Part of the Flavobacterium sp. MDT1-60 genome, GCTCTTTCACTTTCTTTTTATTCTTTCCCCAATCAAACACTGGCATAGTAAAGGAAACTGTACTGTAGTATGAGGTTAAATTATTATTGCCATTAGAGAAATTAATATTTTCCCCATAAGAACTAAACCCGCTTAATTGTAATCCCACCTGAGGTTTCACTTCAGCTTTGATAATTTTAGTTTTAATTTTCTCAACTTCAATAGCTTTTTTAAGCATATCAATCTCAGGCCTGTTATCCGCAGCAACGGCATCAGGAAGTTTAGAAAGAGCAGTAAAATCACCTCCCACTTCATCAGTAACAGCAAAGTTTGTGTCGCCATGCTGACCAATTATTTGTGAAAAATTAAGTTTCGCCAATACCAGGGCATCATTAGCTTTTATAATGTTTAATTCAGCCTGGTTAAGATTCACTTCTGACCTTAAAAAGTCATTTTTATAGGTAAGTCCGGCATCTACAGCATTTTTTAAGTCCTGACTTAGACTTTTAAGCATTTCCCTGTATTTTCCCGCCAGATTTACTTTTTCCTTTGCCTGTACAATCTGCCAGTAACCCTTTTCTACGGCTAATAACACCTCTGTTTGGGTCATTGCTTTTTGGCTTTGGTAAATTTCAATTGTTTTTGAACTCGCTTCCTTGCTTAGTTTGATTTTACCTCCGGCATATATAACCTGCTTCACGTCTAAACTTGCATTGGCAAAGTCTGTCGGAACCAATGGTGACTTATCAAATGGTTCCCCCAGGTGTACCCCCATCACGGAAGCATCCATGGTGGGTAAAGCGTTGGTTTTAGATACCTCATAATTAGCTTTGGCAGCGTCTAATTGAAATTGGGCGCTTATTACTCTTTTATTATTTTCCAATGCCATTTTGCGGCATTCCTCCAACGAAAGCACTTTTGACTGAGCAGAAGCAGCTATACTGAGTACTAATGTGGAAATAATCATTACTCCTTTTAAAAAAAGTTTATGTTTCATTTTTATATTTATTATGCGATAAGCTTTAAGCTTTAGGCTTTAAGCAAGAATTGTTTTTTAATGGATTTTGCTTACGGCATATTGCTTAAAGCATAATGCTGATTTAATTTGTTAATGCTTGATATTGTTGTCATCGTCTACATGCTCTGCTGCAGGTTTTACAAATTTGTAATACATTACAGGAACAATAAACAGTGTTAAAACCATAGATACAATAAGACCGAATGCCAGTACACTTCCCAGTGGTGCCCAAAGCGGTGATTTTGAAATAATCATAGGAACTACTCCAACGGCACCGGCAGATGATGTTAAGAAGATCGGACGCATTCTTCGTTTTGCCGCGGCAAGCGCAGCATCTTTAATAGAATAACCATGTTCATGCACCAGCTCATCCGCAAAATCGACCAGTATAATTCCGTTTCTCACCACTATCCCAATTAAACTGATAATTCCCATAAAAGCGGTCATACCCATAGGATTTCCTGTGATATACAATCCAAGGAATGCTCCTAAAAGACTCAGTAAAAATGTTGAAAGGACAATCAGTGATTTACTCAGTACCTGAAATTGAAATAATAGCGTTATGAATATCAATAAAATACTAACACTCAATGCGGTTAGCATACCGGGCATGTTCTCTTCTGTTGATTCAGCATCTCCTCCATATTGCAATGTTATGCCTTCGGGTAATTCTAATTTTTTAAGTTCAGGTTCTATATTTTTCATAATAGTGGCCGCTTTTACTCCTAATTGAGCCTCTGAATTTATGGTAAGTGTTCTTAACCCATTTCTGCGCGCAATAACACCAGTATGCCATGTCGGTACAATACTTGCAACTTCTTTCAGCGAAACCATGCTTCCAAAAGCGGTGTTGATATGTAAGTTTTCAAGATTGCTGAAATCCTTACGTCTCTCTGCATCCAAGCGTACAAAAATATCTACCGGTTTATCTCCCTCCCAAACTTGTGAAACAGCATATCCTTTAAGCCCGGCTCCTAATGTTTGTGTAATTACCTGATTTGATACACCTAATCTGGCAGCCGCTTCTTCATTAATTTTAAGGCTTATACCAACATAATCATCCTCATAATCACTTCGCACCCAGTTCGTACCTTCTGCTTTTTCCAGAATAGTTTTAACCTGGGCTGCAACATGTTTCTGATCATTCATGTTTTCCCCTATGACACGAATTGCAATTGGAGACCCTTCCTGCATACTAAGCTGTTTAAATCGTATGTAGCCATCTTTTACAAAACCATTAAACTTGGGCAGGTATTCCTTAACAATTTCATCCGTAGCCTCGTTACTGGTGGTTGTAATCAATATTTGAGCAAAATTCTTGCGGGGTACCTCAGGTGCATAAGTAGTTTGAAAACGAGGAGAACTTGTTCCTATAAAGCTTGCTGTGCTAACGATACGTTTGTCTTTTTTTAGTATCTTTTCAACTTCATTTACCGTTTTTTCTGTTTCAGTTAATGCCGTTCCATTTGGCATCCAGACTTCTATGTTAAACTGGTTACGCTCATTTATAGGGAAGAACTCCTGGTCAACCTGTGTTGCCACAAAACCAGCTAACAGTACCGCCAATACAGCAGCTGTCAAAGTTGCTTTCGGCCTGTTAAAACAGTAAGTAACAGCTTTATCAAAGACATCTTGTAACTTATCAAGCAGTGACTTTTTCTTTGGAGAATCTGATGGTTTGTGATTATGATCATGTAATCCTTTTTTAATGAATACAAAACACATATAAGGTGTAAGAAACAATGCCACCAATAAAGATGCTGTAAGTGCTACTGCAATAGTTACTGGCAATGATGCCATAAAATCTTTAGGAGTTCCATCCATAAAAATGGCTAATGGTAAAAAGGCAAATATGATTGCCAGTGTAGCCGTAAAAATTGATAATGATAATTGTTTGGCAGATTTCCAGGCGGCTTGCCATGGAGTGATGCCTTCATCTAATTTTTCAATGTAGTTGTCAACAACAACTACAGCATCATCCACGAGCATCCCCAGTACGATGATAAGTGCGGCCAATGATACCTGATGCAGTTCAATTCCAATCATATTCATTACACCAAATGTTATCATAACAGAAATTGGTGCGGCCAATGATGAAACGGCAGCCATCCTGAATGGCAGCAAAAGCATTACTACAACAATTACCGATATAATTGCTAATCCAAATTCCATCATGAAATGGCTGATACTATGCTCGACTACTTCGGGCTGGCTAAAAACAGTATTGATTTTAATATCATCTGGAAAGTCTTTTTGTAATTTTTCCAGTTTTTCAGTTATCTTTTCGCCAAAGGCCACAATATTATTCCCTGGCTGCATTTCAATAGAGACCAGCATTGCCTTGTCGTTGCCTATTTTAATAAAAGATGACTCTTCTTCATATCGGCGCTCAATATTTGCTACGTCCTTTAGATGCACTGTCGTACCGTCGGGAGTAGTATAAATTATTTGATTTGCAATTTCATCTGCTGATTTATACTTATTATCTGTAAAAACAGGAATGGTATTATTGGTAACTGTCATTTCGCCAGAATAACCCGTAAGGTTTTGGCTTTGTAATATTTGTACCACTGTTGTAATATCAAAACCGTACTGTTGTGCTTTTTGATCACTGATGGTTACATAAATTTGTTCACGTTGACCACCGGCCCTGTTTATTTTAGAAACTTCCGGTATGGTTTTAATCCCATCTTCGACTTTATCCAGATACTTGTCCAGTTCTCTGTAGTTTCTTGTTTTAGAAGAAAGTGTGATAATTTGGGCAGTTACATCACCAAAATTACTGTTCACGTAAGGACCAACTACTCCTGAAGGAAGATTTTGCTTAAGTACAGAATTTATTCCGTGCTGAAGAGTAGACCAGAACTTTTTTCTGTCTTTTACTTTTGTAAACAGCTCTACAGTTACAAATACCTGTCCGTCTTTGGTCTGTGATTTTGTTTTATGCTTATCAACTTCTTCGAATGAAAAAAGATATTGTTCTAATTTATTGGTCAGTTGTTTCTCTGTCTGTACTTCGTCAGCTCCGGGATAAAAGGCATAGATCATCGCTGTTGGCTTATCTATTTTTGGATCCTCGGATCTTGGCATATTTCTTAGTGAGTAGATGCCAAATAAGACCAGCAGTGTCACAAGGACAATAGTTACCTGCTTATTTTTCATTGCAGCCTCAATAAAATGCATTTTTTTCTTTTCCATATTACTATTGTTAAGATTTTTGAATTTTGAGTATTGTTTTTAGAATGATACTTGGGCTCCGTCTTTTAGTCTTGACTGACCGGCAGTAACTATAATGTCATTTTCGCTTAATCCTTCCTTGATGACGATTTCCTGCATTCCGGTAATGCTTCCAACGGTAATACGCTTACGGACAACTGTTTTATTATTATTTGTCACATAGACATAGGTAATATCATCAGCGTCTCTTATTACAGCAGTTGCAGGAATAACGATAACTTTTTCTGTTTTCATTGGATTAACTTTTACATAAGCCAGCATACCAGGTAATAGTTTCTGACTTCCGTTATCAATTTTAATTTTAATGGTAAAAGTTTTTGACCTGTCATCCGCTTGTGGATTGATTATAGATATCTTCCCTTTTATTGAATCATTCAAAGTAGGAATGAATACGTTTGCCGTCATCCCGTGTTTTAAGATGCCTACTTCACTTTCAGGAACTGTTATCTTAGCATATACCATGTCTGTTTTAATAATGCTAAATGCAGGAATTCCTGGTGCAGCTGTGCTTCCTCTTTCAATAAACCTGTGTGTAATAATTCCAGACATTGGAGCGTATAAACGGGTATCGGCAATCTGCTTGGCACTAATTCTTTTATTAGCTGCCGATTGTGCCAGTTTGGTTTTAATGTCTATATAGTCTTTTTCAGGTAAGCTTCCCTTAACATACAGTTCATTAAGCCTTTTGTAGGTATCTGCAGATTGCTCATAACTTAAATTTGCTATCTGCAATGCATTACTATATGTTGTTGCATCGATAGTTGCTAGTAATTGGCCATTTTTTACTGTTTGCCCTTCATTAACAGCTACGTTATTTACTGTTCCTGCAGCTGCAAAACTTACCTGCGCAGTATTATCAGCTTCAATTGTTGCGGAATAGTTTAATTCCTGAATTTTATCAACTTTTTGAATTTTTTGAACACTGACTTTTACAGCCTGTGGTTTTTCTTCTCCTTCGTTTTTATTATTACAGCTTACTGTTAATAATGCCAATGCTAATAGGGTTGAAAAATAATTTGTTTTTGCTTTCATGATTATGTGATTTAATTTTTTAAAGAGTTACATTTTATTTACAGGGCAAAGATATTGTGGCAATCAGGCTGTAGAAAGGTTGTCTAATCGGCAAGTTTGGTCTATTATTCGTTTTTACTGCGTTCAGAGCAAAAAAAGAAAGGAATAGAAGATTTTTGTCCTTTACTTTTCACTTTGAGAATGGTAAATGCAAGTGGGGAAAAATAAAAAACCCTTCTGAAAGTACTTTCAGAAGGGTTTTTAAAAATGTTTTATGAGGATATTAAAGAAGCCTGTAATTCTTTGGGGATAAGCCGGTACACCGTTTGAAGAATTTACCAAAAAATGACTGGTCGCTAAAATTTAGCTCCTCTGCAATTTCAGCAATGCTCAATTCCGGGTTATTGAGCAGCATTTTTGCTTCCTGGATAACAAAACTTTCCACAATTTCACCGGCGGTTTTACCGGTAATTTCTTTAATGGTTTCAGTCAGGTACTTGGCAGTAATATTGAGTTCGGATGCATAAAATTGTAAAGCTCTTTCTTTTTTAAAATTCGCTATTATTAAAGCGGTAAAGCTAATAACCAGATTTTCTTTTCTTGATATATTTTTGTGGATTGCCTGTGCATATTTTTGAGCCAATGCAGACATTTCATATAAGTAAGATGTAAAGGCTAAGTATAATAATTCTTTTCCATAAAGATGCGTCTTTATATTTTCCTGCTTCTCGGCAAGCTCCTTCATACTTTTTATAATTGTGACGGAATCATTTTGATTTAACGACCATTTTGGTGAATATTTTGAAGTAAAATAAGCAAGTAGATCGTTTGTACTTTTTAAAAGGTCCGTTTTTTCTAAAAAATCACTGGTAAAGAGAATGGTTGATATTTTGCAGTCCTTAAATTTGATTAATCTTTTAATGTCGAACGGTGAGGAAAGAAGAAAATCATTTTTTTTAACGTGGTAGTCTGTCAGGTTGATATTAATAGTTGCTTCACCAGATTCAATAAAAACGATGTGATAATAATCGGATCTGAAATAATTTTTGAATGCTTCATATTCGACCATAACGAGATCAAGGGTTACTGAAAAACCATCAGTAATCGATTTGTGTTCTAAAATTTCATCTCTTACAACTGCATCATATTTTAGCTTACTTTCGACTATTTTTTTATCTGACATGATTATATGCTTAAAACAGTGTTAAATTAATAATATTATTTTAGTTTTAAATTAAAAATATTATTTATTTTTTAGTAATTTAACATTTATAAATTATCTTGGAGTTACCTTAGGTTCAAATCAATGCACATAGGGTTCTTGAGTAATGGAAACAAAAGTACTTTTCGAAGCACTTTTGTTTCCTTGAGGAGTCGATAGGCTTGTTTACGGAGTTTTGTATCAATTCAGGCGTCACAGAATACCTTCTCTTTATAAAACTCTTTAAATCTAACAAAGCCATATCAGTAATTTTTTTGTTTAATATGATTAATTAAAAGTTTCAATCATTCGAGTGTTCTTTTCAGTTTTTCGGAGCTGTAATTCAGTATTTTGACGATTTAATCGTTCTAATTCTCCGATCATAGGAACCTGATTTTGCAGGTTAGCCTGTGATGATGTTTGGATAAAGGTTTCCAACTGAATAAATTTAGCGGCCTTTAAACTGCCAATTTCCTTTTCCATTTTTTTAAAATAAACTTTGCGCAGAGCGTTGTTTTCATCCATACTCTTCATGAAATTCACGATCAGCTTGTGAGCTTCAGCGTCATTTAATGTCTTGTATTTTTCCGCGTATTCATTTAATAGTAAAAAAACTTCCTTTTCAATGTCTTTTCTTTTCTCTTCATATTGATCATAGAGATGCCAGAAGGAATTTTTTTCTTTCTCCTCCAATTGCATATACTCAGCTATGATTAATCGCTTATTTCTGCCAAGTAGCGCTTGTACTACATCGATATCTGCCTCGCCGTTTTGACAATAGGCCACATTGCCCGTAAAAAGAATTGTAAACAGACCTATAATTTTAATTATCGTTTTCATTTTTTATTTTTTATTTTCTTATGATTATTGGGGTACAAAGTTAATTACACAACTAGCTTATTAAAAGGCCATTTCCGCTGGAAAATAGGTCTAAATGTCGGTTGTTATACATATTGCCATTATACCCAACCTGTTTAAATTTTATCTGTATGGACAGACTTCAAATACATTGGTCGGTTACTAAAAAAAGAGAGATCCGGAGAAATGCTAAGAAAATAGCAGCGATCAGAGGTTGACCACCCATTAATTCTATTGACAGCACTCCTCCCAGGCAGGAACATAATAGGAAAACCAATGTTACTTGTTTTAGGTATCCATAAAAGTGTAACCAACACCAATTCGATGAGTCCGAATAGAACAATATAATCTACCGGATCTGACTATATTAGAATTTAAATAAGTAGGTCTATTTGTGCTTAATTTTAACTTTTGATTATTAAATATTTGACCGGGTAGTATCCCAGTTCTTTGTTAATTAAATTTTGGTAGTCTACATTATCACTGCATATTACAAAAATCTTTACTATTCTGCCGTTGGTCATATCAAAACTTATAGCAAAGCTGTCAATACCAGGAATTTTCAACAAGGCTGTCTCAAAAACTTCTTTTATTTGACAATTTTCCAGTTCGGGCTTATATATTTTGCCAACCGCTGTTAAAGGCATTTGTGGAATGATATACATTTTTTTGGGTACGGCCACTTTTTCAAGAATATGGGTTTCTGCAAACAGCATAAGTTCCTCTACTGTTGCCGAAGTATTTGGTTTTAGTTCGATATAAACCACAGGTAACTCACCTGCGTATGCATCCGGGCGCGCTATAGCAGCAGCGGCTGCAACAAAAGGATGTTTGCTCAAAGGTTCTTCTATCACTTTAGGATCAATATTATGTCCGCCTCTTATGATCAGTTCTTTCTTTCTCCCTACGATGTAAAAATAGCCGTCTGCATCCTGCCTGCCCAAATCGCCGGTATTGTACCATCTTTTGTCTGCAATTGCAACAAAAGCATTTTTATTGTGGATTTCACTTTTATAGCCTGAAATCACATTGGGTCCGTGAGCTACCAGAATGCCTTGCTCGTTGATCTCAGCATCTCTTAAATAATCTCCATTATCATCGATTATTACAGCTTTCATTTGATGAAACGGCAGAGCTAAACCCACAGAACCATTTTTTTTATTGCCTTTTAATGGATTAAAAGTACTTACACAAGTTCCTTCCGTAAAACCATATCCTTCGATGATCTGCAAGCCTGTGGCTTTTTGAAAATCGGTAAGTAATTTTTCTGACAGCGGGGCTGCACCGCAAAGGAGATTTTCTAAAGAAGAAATGTCTGCACCACCAATTGGAACGTTAAGGAGTTTACTTAGTATAGTTGGAACCGCACTAAAAAAAGAAACCTTGTAATGTGCTGCTATTTTCCAAAAATTTTCCATCAATCCTTCATTCCTATACCCAATGGGTGTTGCCAAAAGCAATGTATGCCCATTTAGTAACGGAACCAGGCCTGTAACAACTACACCGTTAACATGAAACCAGGGCAAACCGCAAAGAAACGTTTTAGGGCTTTGGTTTTGCAGGCACTTATCTACCATAAAAGCATTTACCAATTCGTTCTGATGTGAATGCTGCGCTAATTTAGGACTGCCCGTAGTGCCGCCAGTATGAAAATAAGAAGCTATGGAGTCGTATTTTTTAGTACACTTAAAATCGAGAGAGTCCATATTATGCTGATCCAAATGGTGATGAAAGTCCAGAAAATGCACACCGTTGATTACCTCGATTTCAGAAGAAGTTTTTTCTCCCAGATAATACCCCAAATCAACGGTTAAAATATACTCTACTGATGGCGTCAATTTAACCAAAGCCCTGGCCTTTTCTAAATAAGGCATAGTGGTGTTAGATGCAAGGGTAACAATGATTTTGCTTTGGGCAGCATTGATAATATCTGCTAAATGATTCAATTCGAGCATCGGATTAAGTGGATTTACTACCCCGCGGGCCTGAGCACCAAATAAAGTGATTACATAGGCGGGACAGTTGGGCAATAGTACTGAAACTCCAGCTTCATTATCCAATCCAAGATGGTAGATCATATTGGCAAAGGCATTGACCTTTCCTAAAAGTTCTTTATAGGAGAAAGTGATTGCATTTTGGTAGGCCGATCCGTCTAAAAAAAAATGAAGCGCTACCCTGTCACTATTATTTTTTGCAGCAATTCGCAATGCCTCATACGTATTGGGAGGCAACGTCATCATCCCTGAGTCTTCATACTCTTTTATTTCACTTAAAGTCGATAGCTGGTTCATATTATTTAATTCCTCTTCTTTCTTTATAATTTTCAATAGTATCATTTTTGCCACAAAACTCTGTCATAGTTTACTTTGTTTTAGAATATTATAACCAATATAGTGTCAGCAATAAACTGATAGCGATAATTGATAAAATGTAATGCTGGGGTTTTGCTTTTTGCCTGAACAATGTAAAAACCGCTCCTGACATAATTATCAGTAATCCAATAATTGAATATAAAGCATACTGTGAAAATAACCCCACTGTAAGCATCAATTCCACGGCAGCTAAGCCATACATAAAGTAATAACTGTAGCCAGCCTTGTCAAAAGTAGCTTTGGTTTTACCCGTTAGTTTGCCCAAAATTGCCAAACAAAAAATGCCCGTGAGGAAATAAATTAAAATGGATTCCATGATGTTTTTTATTTAAATTTTAAAAATGCTCCGCATAATGCTTTGGAATTACTACCGAAGCATACATAGATCAGGTGCGGAAAATGCGAATAATTGGCATGATACTTTGCTACCCATTTTTAAAAATGGGCAAC contains:
- a CDS encoding TolC family protein, coding for MKHKLFLKGVMIISTLVLSIAASAQSKVLSLEECRKMALENNKRVISAQFQLDAAKANYEVSKTNALPTMDASVMGVHLGEPFDKSPLVPTDFANASLDVKQVIYAGGKIKLSKEASSKTIEIYQSQKAMTQTEVLLAVEKGYWQIVQAKEKVNLAGKYREMLKSLSQDLKNAVDAGLTYKNDFLRSEVNLNQAELNIIKANDALVLAKLNFSQIIGQHGDTNFAVTDEVGGDFTALSKLPDAVAADNRPEIDMLKKAIEVEKIKTKIIKAEVKPQVGLQLSGFSSYGENINFSNGNNNLTSYYSTVSFTMPVFDWGKNKKKVKEQNFKIQSKQAELEEQKELIDIEVQNAYLQLNQSVKKISLSANSLKQADENLRLANDRYKVGTIIGKDVLEAQVIWQDAYSSIIDAKAEYKVNVANYNKAIGELK
- a CDS encoding efflux RND transporter permease subunit, yielding MEKKKMHFIEAAMKNKQVTIVLVTLLVLFGIYSLRNMPRSEDPKIDKPTAMIYAFYPGADEVQTEKQLTNKLEQYLFSFEEVDKHKTKSQTKDGQVFVTVELFTKVKDRKKFWSTLQHGINSVLKQNLPSGVVGPYVNSNFGDVTAQIITLSSKTRNYRELDKYLDKVEDGIKTIPEVSKINRAGGQREQIYVTISDQKAQQYGFDITTVVQILQSQNLTGYSGEMTVTNNTIPVFTDNKYKSADEIANQIIYTTPDGTTVHLKDVANIERRYEEESSFIKIGNDKAMLVSIEMQPGNNIVAFGEKITEKLEKLQKDFPDDIKINTVFSQPEVVEHSISHFMMEFGLAIISVIVVVMLLLPFRMAAVSSLAAPISVMITFGVMNMIGIELHQVSLAALIIVLGMLVDDAVVVVDNYIEKLDEGITPWQAAWKSAKQLSLSIFTATLAIIFAFLPLAIFMDGTPKDFMASLPVTIAVALTASLLVALFLTPYMCFVFIKKGLHDHNHKPSDSPKKKSLLDKLQDVFDKAVTYCFNRPKATLTAAVLAVLLAGFVATQVDQEFFPINERNQFNIEVWMPNGTALTETEKTVNEVEKILKKDKRIVSTASFIGTSSPRFQTTYAPEVPRKNFAQILITTTSNEATDEIVKEYLPKFNGFVKDGYIRFKQLSMQEGSPIAIRVIGENMNDQKHVAAQVKTILEKAEGTNWVRSDYEDDYVGISLKINEEAAARLGVSNQVITQTLGAGLKGYAVSQVWEGDKPVDIFVRLDAERRKDFSNLENLHINTAFGSMVSLKEVASIVPTWHTGVIARRNGLRTLTINSEAQLGVKAATIMKNIEPELKKLELPEGITLQYGGDAESTEENMPGMLTALSVSILLIFITLLFQFQVLSKSLIVLSTFLLSLLGAFLGLYITGNPMGMTAFMGIISLIGIVVRNGIILVDFADELVHEHGYSIKDAALAAAKRRMRPIFLTSSAGAVGVVPMIISKSPLWAPLGSVLAFGLIVSMVLTLFIVPVMYYKFVKPAAEHVDDDNNIKH
- a CDS encoding efflux RND transporter periplasmic adaptor subunit, with product MKAKTNYFSTLLALALLTVSCNNKNEGEEKPQAVKVSVQKIQKVDKIQELNYSATIEADNTAQVSFAAAGTVNNVAVNEGQTVKNGQLLATIDATTYSNALQIANLSYEQSADTYKRLNELYVKGSLPEKDYIDIKTKLAQSAANKRISAKQIADTRLYAPMSGIITHRFIERGSTAAPGIPAFSIIKTDMVYAKITVPESEVGILKHGMTANVFIPTLNDSIKGKISIINPQADDRSKTFTIKIKIDNGSQKLLPGMLAYVKVNPMKTEKVIVIPATAVIRDADDITYVYVTNNNKTVVRKRITVGSITGMQEIVIKEGLSENDIIVTAGQSRLKDGAQVSF
- a CDS encoding AraC family transcriptional regulator, whose amino-acid sequence is MSDKKIVESKLKYDAVVRDEILEHKSITDGFSVTLDLVMVEYEAFKNYFRSDYYHIVFIESGEATININLTDYHVKKNDFLLSSPFDIKRLIKFKDCKISTILFTSDFLEKTDLLKSTNDLLAYFTSKYSPKWSLNQNDSVTIIKSMKELAEKQENIKTHLYGKELLYLAFTSYLYEMSALAQKYAQAIHKNISRKENLVISFTALIIANFKKERALQFYASELNITAKYLTETIKEITGKTAGEIVESFVIQEAKMLLNNPELSIAEIAEELNFSDQSFFGKFFKRCTGLSPKNYRLL
- a CDS encoding acyl-CoA synthetase — protein: MNQLSTLSEIKEYEDSGMMTLPPNTYEALRIAAKNNSDRVALHFFLDGSAYQNAITFSYKELLGKVNAFANMIYHLGLDNEAGVSVLLPNCPAYVITLFGAQARGVVNPLNPMLELNHLADIINAAQSKIIVTLASNTTMPYLEKARALVKLTPSVEYILTVDLGYYLGEKTSSEIEVINGVHFLDFHHHLDQHNMDSLDFKCTKKYDSIASYFHTGGTTGSPKLAQHSHQNELVNAFMVDKCLQNQSPKTFLCGLPWFHVNGVVVTGLVPLLNGHTLLLATPIGYRNEGLMENFWKIAAHYKVSFFSAVPTILSKLLNVPIGGADISSLENLLCGAAPLSEKLLTDFQKATGLQIIEGYGFTEGTCVSTFNPLKGNKKNGSVGLALPFHQMKAVIIDDNGDYLRDAEINEQGILVAHGPNVISGYKSEIHNKNAFVAIADKRWYNTGDLGRQDADGYFYIVGRKKELIIRGGHNIDPKVIEEPLSKHPFVAAAAAIARPDAYAGELPVVYIELKPNTSATVEELMLFAETHILEKVAVPKKMYIIPQMPLTAVGKIYKPELENCQIKEVFETALLKIPGIDSFAISFDMTNGRIVKIFVICSDNVDYQNLINKELGYYPVKYLIIKS
- a CDS encoding DoxX family protein, which gives rise to MESILIYFLTGIFCLAILGKLTGKTKATFDKAGYSYYFMYGLAAVELMLTVGLFSQYALYSIIGLLIIMSGAVFTLFRQKAKPQHYILSIIAISLLLTLYWL